From Fibrobacter sp. UWB16, one genomic window encodes:
- the rplQ gene encoding 50S ribosomal protein L17, which translates to MRHGVKNKKLGVNAQHKRAILRALTTSILEKGMETDQNKRYVRTTLHKAKLVRSCVERMITYAKKGDLSARREAARFVMDPKVLQDLFNTIGPRYANRNGGYTRVLKLGPNRAGDAAEMALIGLVEDEIVAKAKKAAEPAKADAAVDMVEGEGKSAN; encoded by the coding sequence ATGAGACACGGTGTAAAAAACAAGAAACTGGGTGTTAACGCCCAACACAAGCGTGCCATCCTCCGCGCCCTCACGACTTCTATTCTCGAGAAGGGCATGGAAACGGATCAGAACAAGCGCTATGTGCGTACCACTCTCCACAAGGCTAAGCTTGTGCGCAGCTGTGTAGAACGCATGATTACCTACGCAAAGAAGGGTGACCTTTCTGCACGTCGTGAAGCAGCTCGCTTCGTGATGGACCCGAAGGTTCTCCAGGATTTGTTCAACACGATCGGTCCGCGTTATGCTAACCGCAACGGCGGTTACACTCGCGTGCTGAAGCTCGGCCCGAACCGCGCCGGCGACGCTGCTGAAATGGCTCTTATCGGTCTCGTCGAAGACGAAATCGTTGCTAAGGCTAAGAAGGCTGCTGAACCTGCTAAGGCTGACGCTGCTGTTGACATGGTCGAAGGCGAAGGCAAGTCCGCTAACTAA
- a CDS encoding DNA-directed RNA polymerase subunit alpha — translation MMWKSLQMPRSFQKVETGEDGRYAKFVVEALERGWGITLGNALRRVLLSSLQGAAIVSVKIEGVDKEFSTIPGVKEDVTDIILNLKSIRVKLLSDHDETLHLDMSGDGEVTAKDFMDNPNVTILTPDVHIATLNGNASLSMDVKISCGRGYVVADELKDKDAPIGVIAMDANFNPVQKVAMHISDTRVGQKTDYNRLELEITTDGSIDPEDALAYAAKLLVDHLEIFINFEGDLESPEELEMDEERQRIANLLRMRVDDLELSVRSSNCLRMANIHTIGELVRNKENDMLKYKNFGRKSLVELNEVLTSMGLSFGMDVDDYLKD, via the coding sequence ATGATGTGGAAATCACTTCAGATGCCGCGCAGCTTCCAGAAAGTGGAAACCGGCGAAGATGGCCGCTACGCCAAGTTTGTCGTAGAAGCCTTGGAACGTGGCTGGGGTATTACCCTCGGTAACGCTCTCCGTCGCGTGCTCCTCTCCTCTCTGCAGGGTGCGGCTATTGTCTCCGTGAAAATCGAAGGCGTTGACAAGGAATTTTCGACGATTCCGGGTGTGAAGGAAGATGTCACTGACATTATCCTCAACCTCAAGAGCATCCGTGTAAAGCTCCTGTCTGATCATGATGAAACCCTTCACCTGGACATGTCCGGTGATGGCGAAGTCACGGCCAAGGACTTTATGGACAATCCAAATGTCACTATCCTGACTCCGGATGTTCACATTGCGACATTGAACGGCAATGCTTCTTTGTCGATGGACGTGAAGATCTCCTGCGGTCGTGGTTATGTTGTTGCCGACGAACTTAAGGACAAGGACGCTCCGATTGGCGTTATCGCCATGGATGCGAACTTCAACCCGGTTCAGAAAGTCGCAATGCACATCAGCGATACCCGCGTTGGTCAGAAGACGGACTACAACCGTCTGGAACTTGAAATTACAACAGACGGTTCCATTGACCCGGAAGATGCTCTTGCATATGCTGCAAAGCTTCTTGTGGATCACTTGGAAATCTTCATCAACTTCGAAGGCGATCTCGAATCTCCTGAAGAACTCGAAATGGATGAAGAACGTCAGCGTATCGCTAACCTCCTCCGTATGCGCGTGGACGATCTGGAACTTTCCGTTCGCTCCAGCAACTGCCTCCGTATGGCAAACATCCATACCATTGGCGAGCTTGTTCGCAACAAGGAAAACGATATGCTCAAATACAAGAACTTCGGTAGGAAGTCCTTGGTTGAACTTAACGAGGTGTTGACGTCGATGGGCCTTTCTTTTGGCATGGACGTCGATGATTACTTGAAGGATTAA
- a CDS encoding polysaccharide biosynthesis/export family protein, giving the protein MRSFLVCILLACICAFASDSMFGNSTAAKSLVLGDGSSTRGAASLTPMLSEVAVDSNYIIGPGDFLDLMLEDKYLSIQVYPDGNVAVEECGAVHVGGKTFGEAQKLILDLVSKRYKREYCFVQLAALKKFRINAMGALTMVGQHVIDPQTRLSYFIRAIGGLLPNANQEDVQVIRGKDTIHVNYNTMTMNGDFDSDIMLEQGDKVYIPFVPLGDNVSLIFPGYRTSVAHRSDRTLQDYFDLAGANRMHNYGYKAVCVREPDKEPRWLTFAEMKTTYVEPNTEIEFFVKELYVYLGGAVNYIGRYAYNPTWHAIDYISSGGVNTITGNWNQVKVWRGDTPKAIPINVATDPILPGDVIEIPKNHYESFKDFTLFMASLLSVVSSAFIIYVNYK; this is encoded by the coding sequence ATGCGCTCTTTTCTTGTTTGTATTCTTTTGGCATGTATCTGTGCCTTTGCATCGGATTCCATGTTTGGCAATTCGACCGCTGCGAAAAGCCTCGTTCTTGGTGATGGATCGTCTACGCGCGGTGCTGCATCGCTGACGCCGATGCTTTCCGAAGTCGCTGTGGATTCAAATTACATCATCGGTCCGGGTGACTTTTTGGACTTGATGCTCGAAGACAAGTATCTCTCTATCCAGGTGTATCCGGATGGAAATGTGGCTGTCGAGGAATGCGGCGCCGTGCATGTGGGCGGAAAGACCTTTGGCGAAGCACAGAAGCTGATTCTCGACTTGGTTTCCAAGCGTTACAAGCGTGAATACTGTTTTGTGCAGCTTGCGGCTCTCAAGAAGTTCCGCATTAATGCCATGGGCGCTCTGACTATGGTTGGCCAGCATGTTATCGATCCGCAGACGCGTCTGAGCTATTTCATCCGCGCGATTGGCGGGCTCTTGCCGAATGCAAACCAAGAAGATGTGCAGGTGATTCGTGGCAAGGATACGATTCACGTGAATTACAATACCATGACGATGAATGGTGATTTTGATAGCGACATCATGCTTGAGCAAGGTGACAAGGTCTACATTCCGTTTGTTCCGCTTGGAGATAACGTGAGCCTCATTTTTCCTGGATACAGGACTAGCGTTGCCCACCGCTCGGATAGAACGCTCCAGGATTACTTTGACCTTGCCGGTGCCAACAGGATGCACAACTACGGTTATAAGGCCGTGTGCGTGCGTGAACCGGACAAGGAACCGCGCTGGCTGACGTTTGCCGAGATGAAGACAACGTATGTCGAGCCGAATACTGAAATTGAGTTCTTTGTGAAGGAACTGTATGTGTACCTGGGCGGTGCCGTGAACTACATCGGACGTTACGCTTATAACCCCACGTGGCATGCAATCGATTACATCTCCTCGGGTGGCGTGAATACGATAACGGGTAACTGGAACCAGGTCAAGGTCTGGCGTGGCGATACGCCCAAGGCTATTCCTATCAATGTGGCTACGGACCCGATTTTGCCGGGCGACGTCATTGAAA
- the rpsK gene encoding 30S ribosomal protein S11, with protein sequence MKETAAAAAEAPAAAEEVKIKKGKKRIDIQGIACVFASFNNTIVSITDARGNVVAWGSPGNSGFKGSRKSTPFAAQLAAETAAHKAFDLGMRKVDVRVKGAGGGRESAVRALKNAGLEVLSIRDVTGIPHNGCRPKKKRRI encoded by the coding sequence ATCAAGGAAACTGCTGCTGCCGCTGCTGAAGCTCCGGCTGCTGCTGAAGAAGTCAAGATCAAGAAGGGCAAGAAGCGCATTGACATCCAGGGTATCGCCTGCGTGTTCGCTTCCTTCAACAATACAATCGTTTCTATCACCGACGCTCGTGGCAACGTTGTCGCTTGGGGTTCTCCGGGTAACTCCGGTTTCAAGGGCTCCCGCAAGAGCACACCGTTTGCAGCCCAGCTCGCTGCTGAAACCGCTGCCCACAAGGCATTCGATCTCGGCATGCGCAAGGTGGACGTTCGCGTTAAGGGTGCTGGTGGCGGCCGTGAATCTGCCGTCCGCGCTCTCAAGAATGCGGGCCTCGAAGTTCTCTCTATTCGAGACGTGACGGGCATTCCGCACAATGGTTGCCGTCCTAAAAAGAAGAGAAGAATTTAA